In Rahnella sikkimica, the following are encoded in one genomic region:
- the yfcF gene encoding glutathione transferase, with translation MSHPSLILYSDADYFSPYVMSAFVALTEKGIPFELETVDLARADNLKESYSAISVTRRVPTLINGTFVLSESSAIDEYVEELFPAPTFPALYPADPENRAKAREVQAWLRSDLMPIRAERPTEIVFAGEKRPALSASGGQAAEKLYAAAERLLADKEHLFGEWSIADVDLALMLNRLRLNGDAMPEKLATYAKAQWQRASVLEWLALSAK, from the coding sequence ATGAGCCACCCTTCGCTGATTTTGTATTCCGACGCCGATTATTTCAGTCCTTACGTGATGTCCGCTTTTGTGGCGCTGACCGAAAAAGGCATTCCTTTTGAACTGGAGACGGTCGATCTGGCGCGGGCGGATAACCTGAAAGAATCTTATTCGGCGATTTCAGTCACCCGTCGCGTGCCGACGTTAATCAACGGCACCTTTGTGTTGTCTGAATCTTCCGCGATTGATGAATATGTCGAAGAGCTTTTCCCTGCGCCAACGTTCCCGGCCCTTTATCCGGCTGATCCGGAAAATCGCGCCAAGGCCCGTGAGGTGCAGGCGTGGCTGCGCAGCGATCTGATGCCCATTCGCGCAGAGCGGCCGACGGAAATTGTGTTTGCCGGTGAGAAGCGTCCGGCACTTTCCGCAAGCGGTGGGCAGGCAGCCGAAAAATTGTATGCGGCGGCAGAGCGTCTGCTGGCAGACAAAGAGCATTTGTTTGGCGAATGGAGTATTGCGGATGTGGATCTGGCGCTGATGCTCAACCGCCTGCGTCTGAACGGCGATGCGATGCCGGAAAAACTGGCAACTTACGCGAAAGCCCAATGGCAACGAGCGTCGGTTTTAGAGTGGTTAGCGTTATCTGCGAAATAA